One genomic window of Garra rufa chromosome 2, GarRuf1.0, whole genome shotgun sequence includes the following:
- the phf3 gene encoding uncharacterized protein phf3: MDIVGGPFNHLVPSDQLDDSLLLGQNLECEASDEFEAGHGQPEDSLKNMLSDKDPMFGSASTQFHLLENEDVSFKLGSSTDADHVTTAAVSQSQFDGEHSQSSFSQGRKNAGQLQRRQTASRGRVKGRHPGPARRAAESNKQESTCSRNPDEDKSLDAKREALLSRRFGVHEVDSSMNPVVVLRRLTVTVGGYKIELLPGPSHAFGSFSTSALQSLGFQDGAVTGDTLAVDLGQNQDDGTQEVDNSAQEVVGEVSIGQSDSDEMPMVFGPFVNPNEVQDTNSTMSLKPSVDNATPADAKKNDQIKTQKLSAQKTGNKNGTAVQPGVKKLLKHKPALSAAKNKPSNLTRPGLLQKISKHPDKKIHMSQLESHKGKPVKVGLKRPGGPLSPKSPSKIQKIQDGHSANQTVNAPVPVSPTVARKPSSDSGPSVRSNQVQSPHPPKKPQNPPTPVNKTNTPVTNSQEEEEQEKAKVKKPEKIQQRHKSRNSRSISVEEPQLFIPDNAPVVKKETEGEPPPESETVWDPSKHCGLCKKPHNNRFMVGCGRCDDWFHGDCVGLDLAKVQQMEKEDQEYVCLKCCTEEDGKTGVQATEQSDDKLSAKQKQRSQQSLTAGGIRPFRKDVGERRLSEDSASKGPSVKHEAKKVKISPVTSKKPSTGQIRRSVRDSLEEILLKRLKEADLKISLDKPAELARRTEKELFALFQGVDSKYKNKYRSLTFNLKDAKNNVLFKRVLKGEVSPADLVRMTAEELASKELAAWRQRENRHTIEMIEKEQREVERRPITKITHKGEIEIENQEPAKAPEAIEVEPEPVPKAAEVPEEKPPETKADSPKKSVDTTNLHKSHLFDLNCKICTGRMAPPTEEAVTKVVKVATTVVRRQSSTTDESQQSTTTPTSALMDDLSLRAMEEGLLNFLPESRSDSLSSKEDTATFLSSLENLWGGFVDMPAVARFLTKAYPVSGILDHVTQDLPDNIQVGGRISPQIVWDYVEKIRASGTKEICVIRFTPDTEEDEISYTLLYAYFSSRRRYGVVANNRKQVKDMYLIPLGSTEKIPHQIVPFDGPGLETNRPNLLLGLIIRQRPKRDFGVILPSDVSEAPSFLAESKPHVDYPQKAPVSQDVERSFISTLGSTRKKDTGDLIKSAVEEPILDTETDENVSLRFLPGVLKLPGNAESSSSDSVKSDSTTTVSKTLTVDTGNHAEISPKPSATMPRLDRFIIKKKDPKVVKTEQVPSSTSLETSTEKKESGVLLSLSDKPADVSTESFLSSLTAVKPKEESVLGSTAAPDSQETTTSSDALKDSVSDDSSCAPKNETVSSPTKTLKTSPPGILKTASSSAEPTELKPQQPESNSETKVTPQPSVQECKAIEDIQAITTISSIGKNEGLKQSRTSSFNPKIFNQATIFHSYHPGPPDPQFYLPLANPAPFLPPQIPPPFPFPPGPPPPQMFPQSDPHMLRPPWPQTIPPQTHPPPPLTYESSLPTSSPLSKDEKGSEKSYGDLGDKTPRRSDETYRKDNRDRDHYDRHHHKSRHYDRDREKHRDRSHSHKERHSKEERYERPRERHHSSSHHRDRDKHRRDSDYEKHRRDSRDRRS, translated from the exons ATGGATATAGTTGGTGGTCCATTCAATCATCTGGTTCCCAGTGACCAGTTGGATGATTCCTTACTGCTCGGACAGAACCTGGAATGTGAAGCTAGTGATGAGTTTGAAGCGGGTCACGGCCAACCCGAAGATTCACTGAAGAACATGCTCAGTGACAAAGATCCCATGTTTGGATCTGCTAGTACCCAGTTTCATCTCTTAGAAAATGAAGATGTCAGTTTCAAGCTTGGGAGCTCAACAG ATGCGGATCATGTGACAACAGCAGCTGTTAGTCAGAGTCAATTCGATGGAGAACACAGTCAGTCCAGCTTCTCACAGGGCAGAAAAAATGCAGGTCAATTACAGAGGAGACAAACAG CGAGCCGCGGTCGAGTCAAAGGCAGGCACCCAGGTCCTGCACGAAGAGCAGCTGAGAGTAACAAACAAGAGTCAACATGTAGCAGAAACCCTGATGAAGATAAAAGCCTTGATGCAAAAAGGGAAGCCCTCCTCAGCCGTCGTTTTGGAGTCCACGAGGTCGACTCCTCTATGAATCCAGTAGTTGTGTTACGGCGATTAACTGTTACAGTGGGGGGCTATAAAATCGAACTGCTTCCTGGACCGTCACATGCGTTTGGATCGTTTAGCACAAGCGCTCTTCAGTCTCTGGGCTTCCAGGATGGCGCAGTCACTGGCGATACCCTTGCAGTAGATTTGGGCCAAAATCAAGATGATGGCACACAAGAAGTTGATAATTCCGCACAAGAGGTTGTCGGCGAAGTGAGCATTGGCCAGTCAGATAGTGACGAAATGCCTATGGTTTTTGGGCCGTTTGTGAACCCTAATGAAGTACAAGACACTAACAGCACCATGTCGCTCAAGCCCAGCGTGGACAACGCCACACCAGCAGACGCCAAAAAGAATGACCAAATCAAGACCCAAAAGCTAAGTGCACAAAAAACAGGGAACAAGAATGGCACAGCGGTTCAACCTGGAGTCAAAAAGCTTCTAAAACACAAACCGGCTCTGTCTGCGGCCAAAAACAAGCCATCTAATCTCACCAGGCCAGGGCTCTTGCAGAAAATATCCAAACATCCAGACAAAAAGATACATATGAGCCAACTGGAAAGCCACAAAGGAAAGCCAGTTAAGGTGGGCTTGAAACGCCCAGGTGGGCCACTCTCTCCTAAATCACCCTCAAAAATACAGAAGATTCAAGACGGACATTCTGCGAACCAAACTGTAAACGCACCTGTCCCGGTGTCCCCGACTGTCGCCAGAAAACCATCATCTGATTCTGGTCCAAGTGTCAGGTCAAATCAAGTCCAATCTCCTCACCCTCCGAAAAAGCCACAAAATCCTCCCACTcctgtaaacaaaacaaacacccCTGTGACAAACAGCCAGGAAGAAGAGGAGCAGGAGAAGGCCAAGGTCAAGAAGCCGGAGAAGATCCAGCAAAGACACAAGAGCAGAAACTCAAGGAGTATCTCGGTAGAGGAGCCGCAGCTGTTTATCCCTGATAACGCACCTGTGGTGAAGAAGGAAACTGAGGGCGAGCCGCCTCCTGAAAGCGAGACTGTGTGGGATCCCAGTAAGCACTGTGGATTATGCAAGAAACCTCACAACAACCG GTTCATGGTGGGCTGTGGCCGCTGTGATGACTGGTTTCATGGGGATTGCGTGGGTCTGGATCTGGCTAAAGTTCAGCAGATGGAAAAGGAGGACCAGGAGTATGTGTGCTTGAAGTGCTGTACAGAAGAGGATGGGAAAACCGGTGTTCAAGCCACAGAGCAGTCAGATGATAAGTTATCTGCCAAACAAAAACAGAGATCACAGCAGTCACTCACCGCAGGTGGAATACGACCCTTCCGAAAA GATGTTGGAGAACGAAGACTGTCAGAAGATTCAGCATCAAAGG GACCAAGTGTGAAGCACGAGGCGAAGAAAGTTAAAATATCACCCGTGACCTCAAAGAAACCGTCCACTGGACAAATCAGGCGAAGTGTTCGGGACTCGCTGGAGGAGATTCTTTTGAAACG ACTAAAGGAGGCAGATTTGAAGATTTCATTGGACAAGCCTGCTGAGTTGGCCAGAAGAACAGAGAAAGAGCTTTTTGCTCTTTTTCAGGGTGTTGAcagcaaatacaaaaataaatacagaagTTTGACTTTCAATCTGAAAGATGCAAAAAATAAT GTGTTATTCAAGCGAGTGCTCAAGGGGGAAGTTTCCCCTGCAGATTTGGTGCGTATGACTGCAGAAGAGCTGGCCTCTAAGGAACTGGCTGCTTGGAGACAAAGAGAGAATCGACAT ACGATTGAAATGATTGAGAAAGAACAGAGAGAGGTAGAGAGACGTCCAATCACTAAAATCACCCATAAAGGGGAAATTGAAATTGAGAATCAGGAGCCTGCCAAGGCACCAGAGGCCATAGAGGTTGAG CCAGAGCCAGTGCCGAAAGCTGCAGAAGTGCCTGAAGAAAAACCCCCAGAGACTAAAGCTGACAGTCCTAAGAAATCTGTAGATACCACTAACTTGCACAAGTCTCATctatttgacctcaactgcaaaaTCTGCACAG GTCGCATGGCTCCACCTACGGAGGAAGCAGTTACAAAAGTGGTAAAAGTGGCTACAACAGTTGTGAGGAGGCAGTCTAGTACGACAGATGAATCTCAACAGTCCACAACTACACCGACGTCGGCACTGATGGACGATCTGTCTTTAAGAGCCATGGAGGAAGGTCTCCTCAATTTTTTGCCCGAATCCAG GTCGGATAGTCTGAGTAGCAAAGAAGATACAGCTACTTTCCTCAGCAGCTTGGAGAATCTGTGGGGCGGTTTTGTTGATATGCCAGCTGTGGCAAGGTTTTTAACAAAAGCTTACCCTGTCTCTGGAATACTGGACCACGTAACACAG GATTTGCCAGACAACATCCAAGTAGGTGGACGAATCTCCCCTCAAATAGTCTGGGATTATGTCGAGAAAATCCGTGCTTCCGGGACAAAG GAAATATGTGTTATTCGTTTCACCCCTGACACAGAGGAAGACGAGATCTCGTATACTTTGTTGTACGCCTATTTTAGCAGCCGAAGAAGATATGGAGTAGTTGCCAACAACCGCAAACAAGTCAAAGATATGTATCTCATCCCTCTCGGCTCCACAGAAAAAATTCCCCACCAGATTGTTCCATTTGATGGTCCAG GACTGGAGACCAATCGTCCCAATCTTCTTCTCGGATTGATCATCCGCCAAAGACCGAAAAGGGACTTTGGGGTAATCCTGCCAAGCGATGTCAGCGAAGCTCCAAGTTTCTTGGCAGAAAGCAAACCTCATGTCGATTACCCACAGAAAGCTCCTGTGTCTCAAGATGTGGAGCGAAGTTTTATCAGCACTTTGGGCAGCACACGGAAAAAAGACACTGGAGACTTAATTAAGTCAGCCGTCGAAGAACCGATATTAGATACGGAGACCGATGAGAATGTTTCTTTGCGCTTTCTTCCCGGAGTGCTGAAGTTGCCTGGAAATGCTGAGTCGTCTTCAAGCGACTCTGTGAAGAGTGATTCTACAACAACAGTGTCCAAGACTCTAACTGTTGACACTGGAAACCATGCAGAAATCAGTCCTAAACCTTCAGCCACCATGCCTCGACTTGACCGCTTCATCATTAAGAAAAAAGACCCCAAAGTTGTTAAAACAGAGCAGGTGCCATCCAGCACGAGTTTGGAGACCAGCACAGAAAAGAAAGAGAGTGGAGTCTTACTTTCTTTGAGTGACAAACCTGCAGATGTTTCAACAGAGAGTTTCCTTTCTTCTCTCACAGCCGTTAAACCCAAAGAGGAATCGGTGTTGGGCAGCACAGCTGCACCAGATAGTCAAGAAACAACCACTTCATCAGATGCATTGAAGGATTCTGTCAGTGACGACTCTAGCTGTGCCCCCAAAAACGAAACCGTATCTAGTCCAACAAAGACTTTAAAGACATCTCCTCCTGGTATTTTGAAGACAGCATCTTCATCAGCTGAACCTACTGAGTTGAAACCTCAACAACCAGAAAGTAATTCAGAAACGAAAGTTACTCCGCAACCATCGGTGCAAGAGTGCAAAGCCATAGAGGACATCCAAGCCATCACCACTATCTCCTCCATTGGAAAGAACGAAGGTCTTAAGCAGTCCAGGACCTCTTCTTTTAATCCTAAAATTTTTAATCAAGCCACCATTTTTCATTCGTATCACCCTGGTCCACCTGATCCCCAATTTTATCTTCCTCTAGCCAATCCTGCCCCGTTCTTACCTCCACAGATTCCTCCACCTTTCCCATTTCCTCCTGGTCCACCTCCTCCACAGATGTTCCCACAAAGTGACCCTCACATGCTTCGTCCACCCTGGCCTCAAACCATCCCTCCGCAAACGCACCCTCCACCACCTTTGACGTATGAGTCCAGCTTGCCCACTTCTTCGCCCCTCAGTAAAGACGAGAAGGGCTCGGAGAAGTCCTACGGTGATCTGGGCGATAAGACGCCCAGACGGTCCGATGAGACCTACAGGAAGGACAATAGAGATAGAGACCACTATGACAGACACCATCACAAAAGCAGGCACTACGACAGGGACCGGGAAAAGCACAGGGACAGAAGTCACAGTCATAAAGAGCGCCACTCGAAAGAGGAAAGGTACGAAAGACCGAGAGAGCGGCACCACAGCAGCAGTCATCACCGGGACAGAGACAAACACAGACGGGATTCTGATTATGAGAAACACAGGAGAGACTCAAGAGACAGGCGTTCATGA